CGCATGAGCGGACCCGAACTGGTGGAGGCCCCACGACCGGTCGGCAGCCGGACCCGGCGGGCCTGGCGGCGGAGCCAGGCTCGACGAAGGCGGGCTCGGCGGGGCGGCCGGGCGCNNNNNNNNNNNNNNNNNNNNNNNNNNNNNNNNNNNNNNNNNNNNNNNNNNNNNNNNNNNNNNNCGAACGACGGCGCCTGGGCGGGGGGCGGCGCGGAGGCGGCCGGGACGGCGGAGACGGCATCGTCGAGGGTCGGCCCGTCGGCGTCGAACTGGACGCGGGGCCAGTGTCGGAGCAGCGTGGTCCCCTCGGCCCCGACGGCGAGGAGGAGCACCTCGTCGGCGCAGGCGACGAGCTGGAGCGACTGGTTCGGACCGAGCGACCGCGTCTCGATCACGCCGAGCGCGGCGGCGGCGCCCGCAGCGGCGACCGGCCGGCGGCGGTGGAGCACGAGGGCGATCCCGCCCCCGGCCGCCAGCAGGACGACCGCCAGCACGCGCCCGCCGGTCCAGGACGAGCGGGGCGGCGCGGCGGGCCGCGCGGCGGAAACGCCTTCCGCCGAGACCGTCGCTTCGTTCCGGTCGGCGAGGGTCGTCGCGGCGGCCGGCCGGCCGGGGCCGAAGGCCTTCCCGGCGGCGAGCAGCGCGAGGAGCAGGAGGCTCAGGAGGCCCGCACGGCGCAGAGGGCCCCGATCGAGGGGGAGCGCGGCGAGCCGCGCGCGGAGCGGGGAGGGCGTCGACATCCGGGGAGAGCGAGTCATGCTTCCCGTCTCGCCAATACGATGCCGCCTGGCCCCTCGGCCCCGACGGCGCCCTCCCTTTCTTCCTCGGCCCCGCCCTGGCCGCCGCCCGCCCGAGGCGGACCTAGCCGGCCGCCGGGCCGGACAGGCTCTGGATCCGGACGCCGAACTGGCCGCCGATCACGACGGCCTCGCCCGTCGCGATCCGCCGGCCGTTGGCGTAGATCACGAGCGGCTCGCCAGCGAGGGTGTCGAGCTCGACGACGCTCCCGACGTCGAGCCGGGCGATCTCGCCGAGCGGCATCCGCCGTCGGCCGAATTCGACGCTCAGCTCGATCTCGACGTCGGCCAGCAGGCCGAGCGAGGCGGCCGCGGCGGGAGGCGCCGAGGCACCCGCCGGGGCCGTCTGGGAGTCGGAGAGGTCGGGGAGGGAGGCGGGGGCGAGCGGGAGGTCGGCGGTCTCGGTCATCGGTCGGAGGGAGGTTCGGGCGGGGTGAGGACTTGGAGCGCGAGCCGCGCCCCGCGGGTGCCGGCGCGGGCGTCGAATCGGAGGCGGTCGCCGATCCAGACCGGTAACGGCGCGTCGGGCGGTCGGCCGAGCGGGATCACGTCGCCGACGGCCAGGTGGAGGAGGTCGCCCGCGGGGAGGCGGACGCGGCCGATCTCGGCGCGGACATCGAGGTGGAGGTCGTCTACGCGCGTCGGTGCGACGGCGTCGGGGGCCATGGCCGGACCCTCGGCCGTCTCCAGCAGGGCGCGGAGGGTCGGGGCCGGGTACGCGAACGCGAGCCGGGCCGTTCGGCCGTCGATCTCAACCGCGAGATCGACGGCGACCGCCGCGGCCTCGGGCGGGCCGAGGGGGAGCGCGACGTCCGCCCGCGGCGGGAGCCCGCCCCAGGCCTCGGCGAAGGCCACCGCGACGAGCGGGAGCCAGTCGTGGGCCAGGACGGACCGCTCGAGATCGGAGAGCGGGCGGCCCTTCTCCGGGAGCGGGT
This sequence is a window from Rubrivirga marina. Protein-coding genes within it:
- a CDS encoding FliM/FliN family flagellar motor switch protein; translation: MPTPPLSPLVRAGRADPPDSTPYDFTRPRSFSDRQLRATADVHAALADGLAAAFGDALGAPVAARCTSAVEVLAVDVDRSLGDPTVRFGLGTPPFALGFETSLALFLVERQFGGTDPLPEKGRPLSDLERSVLAHDWLPLVAVAFAEAWGGLPPRADVALPLGPPEAAAVAVDLAVEIDGRTARLAFAYPAPTLRALLETAEGPAMAPDAVAPTRVDDLHLDVRAEIGRVRLPAGDLLHLAVGDVIPLGRPPDAPLPVWIGDRLRFDARAGTRGARLALQVLTPPEPPSDR
- a CDS encoding flagellar biosynthetic protein FliO, giving the protein MTRSPRMSTPSPLRARLAALPLDRGPLRRAGLLSLLLLALLAAGKAFGPGRPAAATTLADRNEATVSAEGVSAARPAAPPRSSWTGGRVLAVVLLAAGGGIALVLHRRRPVAAAGAAAALGVIETRSLGPNQSLQLVACADEVLLLAVGAEGTTLLRHWPRVQFDADGPTLDDAVSAVPAASAPPPAQAPSF
- the fliN gene encoding flagellar motor switch protein FliN, translating into MTETADLPLAPASLPDLSDSQTAPAGASAPPAAAASLGLLADVEIELSVEFGRRRMPLGEIARLDVGSVVELDTLAGEPLVIYANGRRIATGEAVVIGGQFGVRIQSLSGPAAG